The following are from one region of the Anomaloglossus baeobatrachus isolate aAnoBae1 chromosome 1, aAnoBae1.hap1, whole genome shotgun sequence genome:
- the LOC142303556 gene encoding gastrula zinc finger protein XlCGF66.1-like has protein sequence MNKDKDQIMEKILTLSLEIIFHLTGEDYAVVKTSSDRCQAHVSEGRGGTLSPIPGPPPHPRIHEDINDQKILELTNKMLELLTGEVPIRCQDVTVYFSMEEWEYLEGHKERYKEVMMEEPQPRTSPGLSSTRTTPERCPAPPPPPQDPQVDGDLPYEV, from the exons ATGAATAAGGACAAAGACCAAATTATGGAAAAGATATTAACCCTGAgtctggagataatcttccatcttactggagag gattacgcagtagtgaagacctctagtgatcgctgtcaggcccatgtgtctgaaggacggggaggaaccctgagcccaatcccggggcctccacctcacccccggatacatgaggacatcaatgaccagaagatcttggaactcaccaacaagatgcttgagctgctgactggagag gttcctataaggtgtcaggacgtcactgtctatttctccatggaggagtgggagtatctagaaggacacaaggagcggtacaaggaggtgatgatggaggagccccagccccgcacatcaccag gtctctccagtacgaggacgaccccagagagatgtcccgctcctcctcctcctccacaggatcctcaggtagatggagatctcccctatgaggtgtag